A region from the Mycolicibacterium phlei genome encodes:
- a CDS encoding ESX secretion-associated protein EspG — MAANAVELTAEQAWFVADRVGAGSFPWVLAITPPYSDHATRRLVEARLTAELVELKVMTPDGVVNGAVRQWVTTTCRARRWLELRFVRGAGRMLRGHVGRRDDDTVVALRSDGLVTLTALPLDHPQALVPVLTAGLSGQAPARFDEFTIPLRAGARADEKLRGGADLAEVLEFLGVPPSARPVVEAAYGTDRSYVEIVAGDHRDGHRIGSEVGVSVVDTREGRVLVHPSKAFDGEWVSTFTPGTPLAIATAVERLTATLPDGPWFPDQPLTRDFTTGAETPEHRTEYQWQTVP; from the coding sequence TTGGCCGCTAACGCCGTCGAGCTCACCGCGGAGCAGGCCTGGTTCGTCGCCGACCGGGTGGGCGCCGGGAGCTTCCCCTGGGTGCTCGCGATCACCCCGCCCTACAGCGACCACGCCACCCGCCGCCTGGTCGAGGCCCGGCTGACCGCGGAGCTGGTCGAGCTGAAGGTGATGACCCCCGACGGGGTGGTCAACGGCGCTGTGCGGCAGTGGGTCACCACGACGTGCCGGGCCCGGCGGTGGCTGGAGCTGCGGTTCGTGCGGGGCGCGGGCCGGATGCTGCGCGGCCACGTCGGGCGCCGCGACGACGACACCGTGGTCGCGCTGCGCAGCGACGGGCTGGTCACGCTGACCGCGCTGCCGCTGGACCACCCGCAGGCGCTGGTCCCGGTGCTGACCGCGGGCCTGTCCGGGCAGGCGCCCGCGCGGTTCGACGAGTTCACGATCCCGCTGCGAGCCGGTGCCCGCGCCGACGAGAAACTGCGCGGCGGCGCGGATCTCGCCGAGGTGCTGGAGTTCCTCGGCGTCCCGCCCAGCGCGCGCCCGGTCGTGGAGGCCGCCTACGGCACCGACCGCAGCTACGTGGAGATCGTCGCGGGCGACCACCGCGACGGGCACCGCATCGGCAGCGAGGTCGGCGTCAGCGTCGTCGACACCCGCGAGGGCCGCGTGCTGGTCCACCCGTCCAAGGCGTTCGACGGCGAGTGGGTGTCGACCTTCACCCCCGGCACGCCGCTGGCCATCGCCACCGCGGTGGAACGGCTCACCGCGACGTTGCCCGACGGACCCTGGTTCCCGGACCAGCCCCTGACCCGCGACTTCACCACCGGGGCCGAAACCCCCGAACACAGAACGGAATACCAATGGCAGACAGTCCCATGA
- a CDS encoding WXG100 family type VII secretion target, whose product MSQIMYNYPAMLAHASEMAGYAGALHAVGADIASEQAALASAWQGDTGMTYQAWQAQWNTALEELVRAYRAMASTHEQNTLAMSARDQAEGAKWGA is encoded by the coding sequence ATGTCTCAGATCATGTACAACTACCCGGCCATGCTGGCGCACGCGTCGGAGATGGCCGGCTACGCGGGCGCGCTGCACGCCGTCGGCGCCGACATCGCCAGCGAGCAGGCCGCGCTGGCCAGCGCCTGGCAGGGCGACACCGGGATGACCTACCAGGCGTGGCAGGCGCAGTGGAACACCGCGCTGGAGGAACTGGTCCGCGCCTACCGGGCGATGGCGTCCACCCACGAGCAGAACACGCTCGCGATGAGCGCCCGCGACCAGGCCGAGGGCGCCAAGTGGGGCGCCTGA
- the eccD gene encoding type VII secretion integral membrane protein EccD: protein MADSPMTGATSLAGPAPSMPIVRVAVLAHGESGGRITDMALPTELPLREIMPAVRRMAQQDSDTDAPVALSLAPIGGAPFSLDATLDTVGVVDGDLLTLQPLPAGPPAPRIVEDIADAAVLFSVAREKPWGAGHIQRGAVAALIGLILAGTAFGTVHRALTGGFAGLIATTAIAVATVLAALLTWARTPRLGTALAVTALAPVGAALGLAVPGDFGPAQVLLAAAGVTAWSIMSIVVAQRAIALFTATTVIGVGALITAGAAAIWTLSPLVIGSILIVTALLVIVQAAQLSAVWARLPMPVIPAPGDPTPAPPPRKVLEDLPRRVRVSDSHQTGFIAGGVLLSTAGVLTLAGPQGVSNWVWFVVVAVALGSALRARVWDSAQCKAWLLGQPFLLAVAFLVLFAVDGRYTAAWWALAVLVGLTAVWVIAALFPRVAAPDTYSLPMRRLTGFLASAVDASVIPVLAYLVGLFEWVLNR, encoded by the coding sequence ATGGCAGACAGTCCCATGACCGGCGCCACCTCCCTGGCCGGGCCGGCGCCGTCGATGCCGATCGTGCGGGTCGCTGTCCTCGCCCACGGCGAATCCGGCGGCCGGATCACGGATATGGCGTTGCCGACCGAGCTTCCGCTGCGCGAGATCATGCCCGCGGTGCGGCGGATGGCCCAGCAGGACAGCGACACCGACGCGCCGGTGGCGCTGTCGCTGGCACCGATCGGCGGTGCGCCGTTCAGCCTCGACGCCACCCTGGACACCGTCGGCGTGGTCGACGGTGACCTGCTCACACTGCAACCGCTGCCCGCGGGTCCGCCTGCCCCGCGGATCGTCGAGGACATCGCCGACGCGGCGGTGCTGTTCTCCGTCGCACGGGAGAAGCCCTGGGGCGCCGGGCACATCCAGCGCGGCGCGGTCGCCGCGCTGATCGGCCTGATCCTGGCGGGCACCGCGTTCGGGACCGTGCACCGCGCCCTCACCGGCGGCTTCGCCGGGCTGATCGCCACCACCGCCATCGCGGTGGCCACGGTGCTGGCGGCGCTGCTGACCTGGGCCCGCACCCCGCGGCTGGGCACCGCGCTGGCGGTGACCGCGCTGGCACCCGTCGGCGCGGCGCTCGGTCTCGCGGTGCCCGGCGACTTCGGTCCGGCCCAGGTGCTGCTGGCCGCCGCGGGCGTCACCGCCTGGTCGATCATGAGCATCGTGGTGGCGCAACGGGCCATCGCGTTGTTCACCGCGACCACCGTGATCGGGGTCGGCGCGCTGATCACCGCCGGGGCCGCGGCGATCTGGACGCTGAGCCCGCTGGTCATCGGCTCGATCCTGATCGTGACCGCGCTGCTGGTCATCGTGCAGGCCGCCCAGCTGTCGGCGGTGTGGGCGCGACTGCCCATGCCGGTGATTCCGGCCCCCGGCGACCCGACCCCGGCACCGCCGCCGCGCAAGGTGCTCGAGGATCTGCCGCGCCGGGTCCGGGTCAGCGACTCGCACCAGACCGGTTTCATCGCAGGCGGTGTGCTGTTGTCCACCGCCGGTGTGCTGACCCTGGCGGGCCCGCAGGGCGTTTCGAACTGGGTGTGGTTTGTGGTGGTCGCCGTCGCGCTGGGCTCGGCGCTGCGCGCGCGGGTCTGGGACTCCGCGCAGTGCAAGGCGTGGCTGCTGGGCCAGCCGTTCCTGCTGGCGGTCGCGTTCTTGGTGCTGTTCGCCGTCGACGGCCGCTACACCGCGGCCTGGTGGGCGCTGGCGGTGCTGGTCGGGCTGACCGCGGTGTGGGTGATCGCGGCGCTGTTCCCGCGGGTCGCCGCCCCGGACACCTACTCGCTGCCGATGCGCCGGCTGACCGGTTTCCTGGCCTCGGCGGTGGACGCCTCGGTGATCCCGGTGCTGGCCTACCTGGTCGGACTGTTCGAGTGGGTCCTCAACCGATGA